TAGTTATCAATACGATCTCTTTACAGCTAAGATATTACTTGCCAACGATATTTCCAATTAAGATATTACTTGATTTCCAAGTCCCTTAACTCAACTTTAAGTCTTTAACGAAACAAATTAGTATATTGTTGGAACTTGGGAATAAAGATAAACAATTTGGCCAATTATACAATTCGTTGAATGTTGCAACACAATTCCATTACAATCATAGAGAAAATGGGCTTAGCAACAACATATGTTTTTATGTTTTTGCCTTATGAGGAGTCTTTCATCCAGAGAAGGCAGAGATATACAAGAAAAATCgtattgattttatttattggttttTGAAATCTTTTGTTCACATTTCTTGAGTTTAGTCATATCATAgctgttctttttcttttgccaGAAAAAAAGGGAATAGGTTATGGTATCATACCTATTCCACAGAGCTCAAACTCACATTTGTCTCTCCCCAAATTTCGTATTTAGTTAGATTACTCTGTTCTTACAAAAATTCATTAGACAAAGAGGTAGTGTAATTGAAATATCGGGTAaacttccttcaaaaaaaatatatcgGGTAAACTAGCAAATATGGCTTCCCCAGACCTGTGGATACCAAAAGCTTAAAAGGAGGTTTTTCATAATTATTCCAAAGATAAGGAGTGATTACTGTAATTTGTCATAGTGTGACTCGTCCCTTTTTAGGCTTACAGACAGACTTTTGGCCTTATTCGTTAATTTTGCTCTAGAAAAGGACAAAATCAGAACATCCCAATCATCAAAAAATCTAAGGTGCAAGAATCTGACTTTTTGATGCTGACAGGGCGTAACTCCGAAAAAGAGGGATGTTAACAAAGGAgcggaaacaaaaaagaaatcagcagagaaaaagagaaagagacaAAGGATGAGAACAAAATGTTGAGGAAATAAAGACAAAATTTCGACATCTTTAGAGCTCCTCTGGAACAAAATTTGCTGATTTTTAATTAATCTGCAAGACCCTTTTGTCCCAGGAAAGGGGGAAGAGAGCTTTGATACCGAGCTAAAAAAGTTGTCATTTTTGTCTTTCAATTTTCCTCTTCTGTCGAAGTCATTATACCCTACGAATTATAGTTCAAGGAAAAGGAACAAGAAGGCCTCAGATTCATTCCAAGTGGCCTGCATTACATGTGATAAATGCAAATCTGTgatgtgatttggtgaaggttGATTAAAGGATTTTGATACGGAATCTTGTTTCAAGGCGTCAGTTTTGATTGCACATAttcaagaattggagtttttcTTGAAAGGTTGAATAGGGATTTCTTGGTTTCTTTGGATTTTCCAAGAGTTGGTTTAGCCGCTCTAGAGCTGAATGTTCAACGGTTTTGAGTCGTGAATAGAGCTCTTGAGGCCTGTTTAAGCAAGTTTAGGGGCCTTTCTCTTTAATAAGCAGGGATTTCTGTTTGTTTGAATGTTCTTCAGGGATTTTATGATGGGGCAGATGAAAAGAGAATAGCTTTGTTGTGAGCTTGTGGTCTTATATGGGGGAGAGTAGTTGTAGGAGGAGGAGATTGTTTTTAGGCTGTGGAGGTTCAAATgggttttgggtttttcttaGTGATCGCATTACAACTTGAATGGCTGATTTGCAGAGGCCTGCTCTAGCTGAGAGAGATATTGACCAGGTACTGTTTTTCGCACTGCATTTGCTTCGTTCTTTTGAACTTGACGCAGAAAAAGTATAGGATATTTGATTGTGCTTCTTATGGGAATAAAAGGCCATCACAGCGCTCAAGAAGGGGGCTTTTCTGCTTAAGTATGGGAGGAGGGGAAAGCCAAAGTTCTGCCCGTTTCGACTATCAACTGTAAGTCTTCTTGCAGTACATCTTATCTGTGCAAAGTTCTTAGCTTTCCTGCCTGAAATTATTATTGTCAATGCCTGCTTTTACTTGTTTGGAGCTTCTTTAGGTCAAGGAACTCAGCTATCACTTTGTGTCTCGCAATGAAAGAAGTTCATTGTCTTAAggattttaatagtttttatccttcatttcaagAAGGAGCTCTATAAACCATGACTACAAGAGAGTGTTAACTGAGGCATCATTTCTGCAGCAGATACAATCCTGGAAATGCCTAGTTATGTTTCAACTGAGCCCTTGTTGAGCTTTGTGATACAAAGAGACATCTCTGTGATTCTTCAGATATAGTTTTGGTAGTTTCATTCAACCTCTTCATCCTCATATATAACAGCATAAAGTATAGAGAGGAGAAAAGAGATCTACAATTTAAAATTAGCTGGAGATTGCTGCTTTGCCATGTTGTTTTTGCCACCATCTGTTGATGAGAAATTAAATCATCTTATAGATGAACTAATGAGCAACATTTGTGCACTTAGTGCTCCACATTCTTTTTTAGGCGTTGGATTTGGATTATCATGTTTACAATTTCACATTGACACCTTCTGAAATGTTGCATGAATAAAAAAAGAAGCGGTGGAGAATGCTCCAATTTCTGCAGAAGTAACGTTCTATAATCTATAACGGTTGGAAATTTTGGTAATCTGGAAAATAAATGTGGAATTCTCCTTTATTAGTAAGGAGGTTGCTCAATACCCTTCTgttgattttctttttaagaAAGATAATTACTACAACTTCTCTATCCAAATCACACCTAAATCAACATACTGTGTAATTCTTCTTACCTTAGTGCAATTTTACTTGTGCATCACCTACTGTTGTTTGACCTGCTTTAAAAAACCTTTATTAGTAGTTAATCTGATCATTTCAAGAGAAATTTTGTTCATTATTTTAGTTTGCCGTGGCTTTTGATGCTAAATTTCAGGATGAGTCTGCCTTAATATGGTACTATGGCAAAGAAGAGAAACAGCTTGAACTGCGACAGGTTTCAAGGATTATTCCTGGACAGCGTACTGTAAGTTTGCTGatttttcttgttatttttcctCAATAGAAATTGATGGATGGTTAGCTTCTGCTTCTGATTTTCTGTTGTAGTAAAAGAAGTATTGAGGTTTCCTAATTAATATGCTTTGAGACAGAAAAAATTGGATGAGCATGCAAGTTTTGATAGCTCAAACTTTTTATGCTTATTTTCAAATTATTATCATTTGTATAGGCACCATCTTAGTTGATCGGAAATAAGCCAATTCCTCTATCAGATCAAAGATCAAATGAACCTTGATGTATCTAGATGAGAAGCTACCACTTTTCTCCTCAACTGTATATTATGCATCTCTGACCTTTCAAATTGACATAAGATCACTTGTCTTAGAGCTGGTCAGTTTGTTAGGAAAAAGGTGAGTAGGAAAAAAAtcagagagagacagagagttGAAACTTTTGCGGCTATCATGTAGGAGTCGAATCTAAGAAGTTAAATAATAAATTGTTTGAAGATTGCTGTTCTTCAGTGCACTCTTGTCTTTGAAGGCCATCATTGTTTTTGCATCATTCTTAGCAACTACATGGCTTATGTTGACTATTTACTGCAAGTTGCTGTATGTAATTGCCCTTCCCTGAGAATAATGAGTGAGATCCAACTCATATGGTAATTGCCCTTTCTTTTCAGGCAATATTTCAGCGGTACCCTCGACCAGAGAAGGAATATCAATCGTTTTCTCTTATATATAATGATAGATCCTTGGATGTGGTGAGCTTTTCATTGCTCCTAATAAATAGTTAACTAGTGCTCGAGTATGAAAGGAAATTAGTTTCATCATCTCTTCAACTTTACCCTGTTAATCTTTCAATTACTGTCTTGGACAGATATGTAAAGATAAGGATGAAGCTGAGGTTTGGTTTTTCGGTCTTAAAGCACTCGTTGCTCATGGCAGCCACCACAAGGCAAGGAATGACACAAAGGCTGAAACATCCTCGTGTGACAGTCCACGTTCTCGAAGAACCTCTCCACCAAGTTTACCCTTTGTGAGTTACCCTTCTTAGTTAATTTGTTTGGAAATTAGGGTGTTAGGGCTTTCTCTCTTAATTATCTTGTTGATGACTTAATTATATTAGGATCATGGAGACACTCCAAGAGCTGAAAGTATTCCACAAAGCAGATTGGGAAAAGCTTTTGCTGACATTGTCTCATATACAGCAACATCGAAAAATTCTTTTCTGGCTGAAATAAATACCAGCACTGCCAGCTCTCTTATACCTGGGGCCACAGACAACTCAAATAGCCGAATTTCTACAGCTGACACAGTTCGAATTAGTTTATCCAGTGCTGTAAGTTCATCAAGCCAGGGATCATGTCACGAGGATTTTGAGTGTCTTGGTGATGTTTTTATTTGGGGAGAAGGAACTGGTGAAGGGGTATTGGGTGGTGGTGAACTTAAAGTAGGTGCATCATCTGGAAGTAGAACTGATGCTAATTTGCCTAAGGCATTGGAGTCAACAGTGGTGCTTGATGTCCATAGTATTTCCTGTGGCAGTAAGTATGCCATATTAGTTACTAAACAAGGGGAAGTGTTCAGCTGGGGTGAAGAGACAGGAGGCCGTTTGGGTCATGGATTGGTGGCTGATCTTCCCTATCCCAAGCTTATTGATAGCCTTAGTGGTATGAACATTGAAATGGTTGCTTGTGGGGAGCATCATACCTGTGCTGTTACACTTTCTGGTGATCTGTACAGTTGGGGTGATGGCACTCATAACTGTGGGTTGCTTGGGCATGGAAGTGAAGTCAGTCACTGGATTCCTAAGAAAGTTAGAGGCTCTATTGAGGGCTTACACGTTTCATATGTCTCTTGTGGGCCCTGGCATACAGCTCTAATAACATCTGTTGGGCAACTTTTTACATTTGGGGATGGAACATTTGGTGCATTAGGCCATGGTGATCATCATAGCTCCAATATTCCCAGGGAAGTTGAATCCTTGAAAGGAGTTCGGACTCTGAAGGTTGCTTGTGGTGTTTGGCACACAGCTGCAGTTGTTGAAACTGGTGTCACTTCCAAGTCTGAACCGTCTGAGGGCTCTGTGTCTGGTAAGCTATTCACCTGGGGGAATGGAGATGAAGGACAGCTTGGGCACTCTGATAAAAAACATAGACTAGTCCCTGTAAGTGTAGCTGCATTAGATGATTTAAGTTTTTCCCAGGTAGCCTGTGGACAAAATTTAACTGTTGCTTTGACAACTGCTGGGAAAGTATATACAATCGGAAGTTTAGTGCATGGACAGTTAGGGAATCCTTTGGCTGATGGAAAAACTCCCACTTGTGTTGGAGGAATAATTGCTGATAGTTTCATAGAGGAGATTAGCTGTGGTTCACATCATGTTGCGGTTTTGACATCGAAAATGGAAGTCTATACCTGGGGAAAAGGTTCAAATGGACAACTGGGCCATGGAGACAATGATGATAGAAATACACCAGTTGTTgttgaatttttgaaagataaaCAAGTAAAAACTGTAGTATGTGGAGCAAACTTTACTGCTGCTATCTGTATGCATAAATGGATATCTTCTGCTGATAATTCTGTTTGCTCTAGCTGTCGCAATGCTTTCAATTTCAGAAGAAAGCGTCACAATTGTTACAACTGTGGCCTTGTCTTTTGCAAAGCATGCAGCAGTAGGAAGTCCCTAAAAGCTTCTTTAGCCCCAAGTGCGAACAAGCCGCATCGTGTCTGTGATGATTGTTATACTAAGTTGCAGAAATCTTTTACCTCTATATCTGCACCTCGAATTGCTAGTGTTAAAAGTGCAAATGTACTCTACAAGGCCCTGGACTTAACAGAAAAGGAGACCAAAAATCCTCGACTACCAGAAAACATGTCCAAACTCTCTCCTTCTAATTCATTCAATGTGCCTGAGGCTAGCAGTACTAAGAGTAGCAGTAGAGCAGAATTAAATGGTAGCAATCTGATCCTTTTTCCAAATGGAGATGATCAACGGGGGGGCATTTCATTCAAATCCCCAACTGGTCCGACGGGAACCTCTAAGTTCCTCTCCTTATCTATTCCTAATTCCAGAATGGTTTCTCGATCAACCTCTCCTGTTCAAGGTAAAACAAGACCACTGCAGCCTGCAACACCTACACCGGCAATAGATGTCAATGGAGATGGATCAACTGTTGGTGATTCAAAGCATAACAATGCTGCTTTACATGAGGAGATAAAGTGTTTAAGGGCACAGGTCAGCTGATTCATGAATTACATATTTGTTGTAATCAGCACCTAGTAATAGTTTCATCAGTAGTGTACTTTGCAGTTTGGACATTGCAGAAAACTTTTGAAGAATCTAAGGTTCAATTGTGATAGAAGACTTTAATTGAAATATCAGAAATAGAATTTGAGACCCAAAAATTTGGCAATCGGACAGACTTGAATGACAATTGTCCAATTCTTTGCTTCGTCATTTTTTGTCTTACTATTGATCACATATACGGTGTTAAAGCAAGAAAAAGCATCCTTGAAACTGGATTTTGGGTTTCCAGGATCTATCTTCTTTGAAAGGGGAAAGAGTGCACTGGTAGATAATCTACCCCTTAATGTATAAAACACCCTGGATTAATTGCTTTTGGGTGTTTCCAATCAAACATCTAGATTCATGAACGAtatctaaaattcattttaaattttcaaatccTTATTTAGTCCATGAGGGATTTAGTAGTTATTCTTAAGTAGATTTGCAGTCCATAAAATTGGTGCTATTTGATATCTCTTGCCACAGTTACAGCTATAGAAATATCAAATTCATTCTCTTATTCAGCTGACATGGGAACATTTGTGGCTTTGAACTCTGTCCTTTGTTAAAATTTCAATTGACATTTAAACCAAACAGAATGTCCAGgcaaaaaagaaagatagaaaGAGAATAGGCCAATCACAATTTTTAGAGTCCAAGAGTTGTTGACTTTGACTAGTAGGCAAGAATTCTCTCTCAACTACCTAGATATAGGTGGCTATGTATTGAGATTTCCGTCTGGTTGTGACACCATAGATAAAGTCATTGAGATGTGAATTGCTCATTTATCAAACCAAGTAATATGCCTTGCAGAATTTTATGTGGCTTTGTCTGCAAAACCATCTGCAAGCTACCAACCTACATTGTAAATGTTGATGGAATACTTGCATGCAAGAGGTTTCACATAGATATCTGATTTTCATGCAGTTGTTGCTGTATCAACAAAAGGATATGACTTATTAGGATTCTTTCTTTTTGGCGTAGGTGGAAGAACTTGCAAGCAAATCACAATTCCTTGAGGTTGAGCTAGAGAGAAAATCAAGGCAACTAAAGGAGGCTACAGCACAAGCAGCAGATGAAGCTGATAAAAGCAGAGCTGCAAAGCAAGTAATCAAGTCACTATCTGCCCAGGTCAGCTTTTCTTTCATGTTATAGAACATGCTTAAATGATTATGGTCTATGGAGGGTAATTTCTATTACATTGATATACTCCATGCATAGGTAAGTTTATATGAATTTACTAGTCATGCATTGAGTTTAGCTTATCAGCTTGCAACCGTGGCGAGGTTTTACTCTTTGGTTTCCTCTCTCATAATGATATTATGTTGCTGTAACATACTGGAAGAACCAGAAGATACACTTCCATAAAGTCTACCTACTCAAACATGTTAGCTTTAAAACGATAACATTGGTGAGACTCTAGGGTATAAGAAACTGTTGCATAGACCACAGACTTTATTCTCTTGGTTTAATGAGATCTAAAAATGTTTCAACTGGAAAAGA
This portion of the Coffea eugenioides isolate CCC68of chromosome 11, Ceug_1.0, whole genome shotgun sequence genome encodes:
- the LOC113754172 gene encoding PH, RCC1 and FYVE domains-containing protein 1-like, which encodes MADLQRPALAERDIDQAITALKKGAFLLKYGRRGKPKFCPFRLSTDESALIWYYGKEEKQLELRQVSRIIPGQRTAIFQRYPRPEKEYQSFSLIYNDRSLDVICKDKDEAEVWFFGLKALVAHGSHHKARNDTKAETSSCDSPRSRRTSPPSLPFDHGDTPRAESIPQSRLGKAFADIVSYTATSKNSFLAEINTSTASSLIPGATDNSNSRISTADTVRISLSSAVSSSSQGSCHEDFECLGDVFIWGEGTGEGVLGGGELKVGASSGSRTDANLPKALESTVVLDVHSISCGSKYAILVTKQGEVFSWGEETGGRLGHGLVADLPYPKLIDSLSGMNIEMVACGEHHTCAVTLSGDLYSWGDGTHNCGLLGHGSEVSHWIPKKVRGSIEGLHVSYVSCGPWHTALITSVGQLFTFGDGTFGALGHGDHHSSNIPREVESLKGVRTLKVACGVWHTAAVVETGVTSKSEPSEGSVSGKLFTWGNGDEGQLGHSDKKHRLVPVSVAALDDLSFSQVACGQNLTVALTTAGKVYTIGSLVHGQLGNPLADGKTPTCVGGIIADSFIEEISCGSHHVAVLTSKMEVYTWGKGSNGQLGHGDNDDRNTPVVVEFLKDKQVKTVVCGANFTAAICMHKWISSADNSVCSSCRNAFNFRRKRHNCYNCGLVFCKACSSRKSLKASLAPSANKPHRVCDDCYTKLQKSFTSISAPRIASVKSANVLYKALDLTEKETKNPRLPENMSKLSPSNSFNVPEASSTKSSSRAELNGSNLILFPNGDDQRGGISFKSPTGPTGTSKFLSLSIPNSRMVSRSTSPVQGKTRPLQPATPTPAIDVNGDGSTVGDSKHNNAALHEEIKCLRAQVEELASKSQFLEVELERKSRQLKEATAQAADEADKSRAAKQVIKSLSAQLKEMAERLPGGPPARSNSHSDSEQISNDPSCPSSWRRATSLAPLRIESSASSTSSVQPNEAKTQLQKPERVIKDEPGVYMTICSSPTGGNELRRVRFSRKYFSEQQAEKWWAENGRKVLERHNIRAPI